A region from the Gossypium hirsutum isolate 1008001.06 chromosome A08, Gossypium_hirsutum_v2.1, whole genome shotgun sequence genome encodes:
- the LOC107949012 gene encoding short-chain dehydrogenase reductase 3c, producing MKLISMTIMPFSFDSILTCHTLVSYGSIKWIGSINGAYLGNSKICMPLSLSLSLSLSLSLSLSSNGPHLASQKYSSPPPTFTPPFSLSILKEHNISLIESMLRIGFRNIINGFICRASLPQCFYNRELSTQTGRLKGKIALITGAASGIGKAAAAKFISNGAKVVIADIQHQLGQATANELGPNATFIPCDVTEESDVSDAVDFTVSKHKRLDVMYNNAGVPCYTPPSIVDLDLAIFDRVMGINVRGVLAGIKHASRVMIPSRTGSILCTASVTGMMGGLAQHTYSVSKSAVIGIVKSMAAELCQYGIRVNCISPFAVPTPFTLDEMSQIYPQIDAEQLVKMIHSFGVLGKATLEPGDVADAAVYLASDDAKYVSGHNLVVDGGFTSFKRLELPKS from the exons ATGAAACTAATTTCGATGACAATAATGCCCTTCTCGTTTGACAGTATCCTAACTTGTCATACCCTTGTATCATATGGTTCAATTAAATGGATTGGTTCAATCAATGGGGCATATTTGGGAAACTCAAAAATATGTAtgcctctctctctctctctctctctctctctctctctctctctctctctctcgtcaAATGGTCCTCACTTGGCTTCTCAAAAATATAGCTCACCACCGCCCACCTTCACCCCCCCCTTCTCTCTCTCCATCCTTAAAGAACACAATATTTCCCTCATAGAGAGCATGTTGAGGATTGGATTCAG AAACATCATTAATGGCTTCATATGTAGAGCCTCACTTCCTCAGTGCTTTTATAACAGGGAATTATCGACACAAACTGGAAG GCTGAAAGGCAAAATAGCATTGATCACTGGGGCAGCAAGCGGTATCGGGAAGGCAGCTGCAGCGAAATTCATCAGTAATGGTGCCAAAGTCGTCATTGCTGATATACAACACCAACTAGGGCAAGCAACGGCGAATGAGCTTGGACCCAATGCTACTTTTATACCCTGTGACGTAACGGAAGAATCAGATGTATCCGATGCTGTTGACTTTACCGTCTCCAAACACAAACGACTGGATGTTATGTACAATAATGCTGGGGTACCTTGCTACACGCCTCCGAGCATTGTGGACCTTGACCTTGCCATTTTCGACAGAGTTATGGGCATCAATGTGCGAGGAGTCTTGGCCGGCATCAAACACGCTTCGCGTGTGATGATCCCTAGTAGAACTGGCTCCATTCTGTGCACAGCTAGCGTAACTGGAATGATGGGTGGACTAGCTCAACATACTTACAGTGTGTCCAAGTCTGCTGTCATAGGAATTGTTAAGTCCATGGCAGCTGAGCTATGCCAGTACGGAATCCGTGTCAACTGCATATCACCTTTTGCAGTTCCGACTCCATTTACACTAGATGAGATGAGCCAGATTTATCCACAAATTGATGCCGAGCAGCTCGTCAAAATGATACATAGTTTTGGTGTGCTCGGCAAAGCAACATTGGAACCAGGTGATGTAGCCGATGCCGCAGTCTATCTTGCATCAGATGATGCAAAGTATGTTAGTGGGCATAATTTGGTGGTAGATGGAGGTTTTACATCATTTAAGAGATTGGAACTTCCTAAGAGCTAA
- the LOC107949017 gene encoding uncharacterized protein, translating to MKSICFSFAIAAEAIPNSNHLHRPLTPPYPPSILTPNFPLKRTQISPLPLRSQSSSEPPANQQRQDLRIPDPWLLPSKALEESEWLRVTLHKWLDDEYCPEETNVEISNVAARSYYHSLLHKQTDVGEILLKMARELESISYQESFHGPFSSANAAVSLIIQRIEQL from the exons ATGAAATCCATATGTTTTTCCTTTGCAATCGCTGCAGAAGCCATCCCAAATTCCAATCATCTTCATCGTCCACTAACTCCTCCTTATCCCCCGTCAATTCTAACCCCTAATTTTCCTCTCAAAAGAACCCAAATTTCTCCCCTCCCTCTAAGATCTCAATCTTCTTCAGAGCCACCAGCGAATCAACAACGACAGGACCTGAGAATCCCGGACCCCTGGTTACTCCCTTCAAAGGCCTTGGAG GAATCCGAATGGCTCAGAGTTACCCTGCATAAGTGGTTAGATGATGAATACTGCCCAGAGGAAACAAATGTGGAGATCAGCAATGTGGCTGCCCGCTCCTATTATCACTCTTTGTTACACAAACAAACCGACGTGGGTGAGATTCTTTTGAAGATGGCTAGGGAACTAGAATCCATTTCTTATCAGGAAAGCTTTCACGGGCCATTCTCTTCAGCAAATGCTGCTGTTAGCTTAATCATCCAACGAATAGAGCAGCTGTag
- the LOC107949001 gene encoding auxin response factor 24: MDGEGHGSKAKFPFHSTRGENNDLYSKLWHACAGPSVYVPRSGDKVLYFPQGHMEQVEAYMSEDGTMEMPIYNLPWKILCRVLHVELKVEPDTDEIFAEIILLPEAEQDEQSMEHRYYRASPRENYSRYFSKKLTPSDIKTHGGFSIPKRHANDGCLPLLDMSQEIPQQELLATDLHGHPWYFRHVFRGYPKRNLLTTGWSTFVTSKKLAAGDSLIFLRGENGEFGVGVRRSMTKLLNSPSPSIISAHSVRHGILASAFHAFATRSIFNVYYRPWTRSSEFITPLDQYIKAVQFDYCFGTRCRMRVEGGESGEQRSLGTIIGTEDLDPIRWQNSKWRCVKVKWDPAASSVLLPERVCPWSIDLTEFTKKKKTSTLHHQKRARPNNASSPEFSCLLMDGMLHGTAKNQSQSSSGVLQGQEDSDTCVNQSSVLRQSLPHLLPQDPGCASMQQQMHKQLQIQIPTCDTFYQCSSSTAHFSGRKVPGLCNGLSAFSSNRVHDDARATKNGTSLSRPNGSHRCMVFGVNLFNGSPELPSPQVLTSSEVQCLCSTPLTSQSSVSIASKGISSKQCNNCCSIGDQTCTKVLKYGTNLGRSVDLYRFNGYKGLILELDHMFDFNGKLIDGSSGWHITYTDEDGDMMLIGDPYPWQKFQHEVRRMVIHPKEEINRLNPSSPSSASY, from the exons ATGGATGGTGAAGGGCATGGTTCAAAAGCTAAGTTCCCTTTTCACTCCACTAGAG GAGAAAACAATGATCTCTATAGTAAACTATGGCATGCATGCGCGGGTCCTTCTGTTTATGTTCCTCGCTCTGGAGATAAAGTTTTGTACTTCCCTCAAGGTCACATGGAACAG GTTGAGGCATACATGAGTGAAGATGGCACTATGGAAATGCCcatctacaatttaccttggaAGATCCTCTGCAGGGTTTTGCATGTTGAGCTTAAG GTTGAACCTGACACAGATGAGATCTTTGCAGAAATTATTTTGCTTCCAGAGGCAGAG CAAGATGAGCAAAGCATGGAGCATAGATATTATCGAGCGTCGCCTCGGGAAAATTATTCTCGTTACTTTAGTAAGAAGCTAACTCCATCGGATATAAAGACACACGGTGGATTCTCTATCCCAAAGCGGCATGCCAATGATGGGTGTCTTCCgctcttg GACATGTCTCAGGAAATCCCCCAGCAGGAACTGCTCGCAACTGACTTGCATGGTCATCCATGGTACTTTCGACATGTTTTTCGTG GCTATCCAAAAAGAAATTTGCTTACCACCGGTTGGAGTACCTTTGTCACCTCGAAGAAGCTTGCTGCTGGGGATTCATTAATCTTTCTAAG AGGGGAAAATGGAGAGTTCGGTGTTGGAGTTCGCCGATCAATGACAAAGCTACTGAACAGTCCATCTCCATCGATCATATCCGCTCACAGTGTGCGACATGGAATACTTGCCAGTGCTTTCCATGCCTTTGCAACCAGAAGCATCTTTAACGTCTACTACCGTCCTTG GACAAGGTCTTCTGAATTTATCACTCCACTTGATCAGTATATAAAGGCGGTTCAATTCGACTACTGCTTCGGGACAAGATGTAGAATGCGAGTTGAAGGTGGAGAATCTGGGGAACAGAG ATCCCTTGGCACTATCATTGGCACTGAAGATCTCGATCCTATTAGATGGCAGAATTCCAAATGGAGATGTGTGAAG GTGAAATGGGATCCCGCAGCGAGTTCGGTTTTGCTTCCCGAAAGAGTTTGTCCTTGGAGCATCGATCTCACGGAATTcaccaagaaaaagaaaacttcCACTCTGCATCATCAGAAGAGGGCTCGCCCCAACAACGCATCATCCCCTGAGTTTTCTTGCTTGCTTATGGATG GCATGTTGCATGGTACAGCTAAAAATCAATCTCAAAGTAGTTCAGGGGTCTTGCAAGGTCAAGAAGACAGTGACACATGCGTGAATCAATCCAGTGTACTGCGACAATCATTACCGCATCTTCTTCCGCAAGATCCTGGTTGTGCCTCAATGCAACAGCAGATGCATAAGCAACTACAAATTCAGATTCCGACCTGTGACACATTTTATCAATGTTCCAGCAGCACAGCACACTTTTCTGGTAGGAAAGTACCCGGTTTGTGTAATGGGCTCTCAGCATTCTCCTCTAACAGAGTTCATGATGATGCTCGTGCTACCAAAAACGGAACTTCTTTGTCCAGACCAAATGGCAGTCACAGATGCATGGTTTTTGGAGTAAATTTATTTAATGGCTCACCCGAGCTCCCTTCACCACAAGTTCTCACTTCTAGTGAGGTTCAATGTCTTTGTTCGACTCCTCTCACTTCTCAGTCGAGTGTTTCCATTGCTTCCAAGGGTATATCTAGCAAGCAATGCAACAACTGTTGCTCCATCGGCGATCAAACTTGCACCAAA GTGCTCAAGTATGGAACTAATCTTGGAAGATCGGTTGATCTCTATCGATTCAATGGATACAAAGGCCTCATCCTTGAGCTTGATCATATGTTTGATTTCAATGGAAAGTTGATCGATGGAAGCAGCGGCTGGCACATAACCTATACCGATGAAGATGGGGATATGATGCTGATTGGAGATCCTTATCCATGGCA GAAATTTCAGCATGAAGTCCGAAGGATGGTTATCCACCCAAAGGAAGAAATCAACAGGCTGAATCCGAGCTCACCGAGTTCAGCATCTTACTGA